A DNA window from Cherax quadricarinatus isolate ZL_2023a chromosome 25, ASM3850222v1, whole genome shotgun sequence contains the following coding sequences:
- the LOC138853210 gene encoding chromo domain-containing protein cec-1-like — translation MENSKENEGNSIREEEKGSNEDESTEEEEEEEEEEEEEEEEEEEEEEEEEEEEEEEEEEEEEEEEEEEEEEEEEEEEEEEEEEEEEEEEEEEEEEEEEEEEEEEEEEEEEEEKEEEEEEEEEEEEEEEEEEAARENL, via the exons ATGGAGAATAGCAAGgaaaatgaaggaaacagtatcagagaggaagaaaaaggaaGTAACGAGGATGAAAGTAC ggaggaagaagaggaggaagaagaggaggaagaagaggaggaagaagaggaggaagaagaggaggaagaagaggaagaagaagaggaggaagaagaggaggaagaagaggaggaagaagaggaggaagaagaggaggaagaagaggaagaagaagaggaggaagaagaggaggaagaagaggaggaagaagaggaggaagaagaggaggaagaagaggaggaagaagaggaggaagaagaggaggaagaagaggaggaagaaaaggaggaagaagaggaggaagaagaggaggaagaggaggaggaagaagaggaggaggctgCAAGAGAAAACTTGTGA